The following proteins are co-located in the Hydrogenophaga sp. RAC07 genome:
- the phaR gene encoding polyhydroxyalkanoate synthesis repressor PhaR, translating to MQKNKAESGSQPAVRVIKKYPNRRLYDTDTSSYITLAEVKTLVMDNEPFVVRDAKSNDDLTRSILLQIILEEETAGVPIFTEQVLANIIRFYGHAMQDFMGAYLEKNVQIFMDLQHKMTEQSSGANPEAWKQFMNVQSPMMQGMMGTYLEQSRSAFTQMQEQMQKNSEQMLAALGLKR from the coding sequence GTGCAAAAGAACAAGGCCGAGAGTGGCAGCCAACCCGCTGTGCGCGTCATCAAGAAGTACCCGAACCGGCGTCTGTACGACACCGACACCTCGTCGTACATCACGCTGGCCGAGGTCAAGACGCTGGTGATGGACAACGAGCCCTTCGTGGTGCGGGATGCCAAGTCCAACGACGATCTCACACGCAGCATCCTGCTGCAGATCATTCTGGAAGAAGAGACGGCAGGTGTACCGATCTTCACCGAGCAGGTGCTGGCCAACATCATTCGCTTTTATGGCCACGCCATGCAGGACTTCATGGGTGCCTACCTCGAAAAGAACGTGCAGATCTTCATGGACCTGCAGCACAAGATGACCGAGCAGTCCAGCGGCGCGAACCCCGAGGCCTGGAAGCAGTTCATGAATGTGCAGTCGCCCATGATGCAGGGCATGATGGGTACCTATCTGGAGCAGTCTCGCAGCGCGTTCACGCAGATGCAGGAGCAGATGCAGAAGAACAGTGAGCAGATGCTGGCAGCACTCGGTCTCAAGCGATAG